The window TCGCCGGGCGTATTATCGACTCCAGTTCAAAGCTGGTGATCACCGCCGATGAAGGCGTGCGCGCCGGACGCACCATCCCGCTGAAGAAAAACGTCGACGACGCGCTGAAAAACCCGAACGTCAACAGTATTGAGCACGTGATTGTGCTGAAGCGCACCGGCGGCCCTGTCGACTGGAGCGAAGGCCGCGACCTGTGGTGGAACGAGGTGACTGAAAAGGCCCACGACCAGCATGAGCCGGTTGAAATGAATGCGGAAGATCCGCTGTTTATCCTCTATACCTCTGGCTCCACCGGCAAACCGAAAGGCGTACTGCATACCACCGGCGGTTATCTGGTGTATGCCGCCACCACCTTTAAGTACGTTTTTGACTATCATCCGGGCGACATTTACTGGTGCACCGCCGACGTGGGCTGGGTAACCGGGCACAGCTATCTGCTGTACGGCCCGCTGGCCTGCGGCGCGACGACGCTGATGTTTGAAGGGGTGCCAAACTGGCCGACTCCGGCGCGCATGGCGCAGGTGGTCGATAAGCACCAGGTGAATATTCTGTATACCGCGCCGACCGCGATCCGCGCGCTGATGGCGGAAGGCGATAAGGCGACCGAAGGCACCAGCCGCGCCTCGCTGCGCATTCTCGGCTCCGTCGGCGAGCCGATCAACCCGGAAGCGTGGGAGTGGTACTGGAAGAAGATCGGCAATGAAAAGTGCCCGGTGGTGGATACCTGGTGGCAGACCGAAACCGGCGGCTTCATGATCACTCCGCTGCCCGGCGCAACGGAGCTGAAAGCCGGTTCCGCAACGCGTCCGTTCTTCGGCGTGCAGCCTGCGCTGGTGGACAACGAAGGCAATCCGCAGGAAGGGGCGACCGAGGGCAATCTGGTGATCACCGACTCCTGGCCTGGCCAGGCGCGTACGCTGTTTGGCGATCACGAACGCTTCGAGCAGACCTACTTCTCCACCTTTAAGAATATGTACTTCAGCGGCGACGGCGCGCGG is drawn from Citrobacter rodentium NBRC 105723 = DSM 16636 and contains these coding sequences:
- the acs gene encoding acetate--CoA ligase, whose translation is MSQIHKHAIPASIADRCLINPQQYEAQYQQSINDPDTFWGEQGKILDWIKPYTRVKNTSFAPGNVSIKWYEDGTLNLAANCLDRHLAENGDRTAIIWEGDDASQSKHISYRQLHRDVCRFANALQDLGIKKGDVVAIYMPMVPEAAVAMLACARIGAVHSVIFGGFSPEAVAGRIIDSSSKLVITADEGVRAGRTIPLKKNVDDALKNPNVNSIEHVIVLKRTGGPVDWSEGRDLWWNEVTEKAHDQHEPVEMNAEDPLFILYTSGSTGKPKGVLHTTGGYLVYAATTFKYVFDYHPGDIYWCTADVGWVTGHSYLLYGPLACGATTLMFEGVPNWPTPARMAQVVDKHQVNILYTAPTAIRALMAEGDKATEGTSRASLRILGSVGEPINPEAWEWYWKKIGNEKCPVVDTWWQTETGGFMITPLPGATELKAGSATRPFFGVQPALVDNEGNPQEGATEGNLVITDSWPGQARTLFGDHERFEQTYFSTFKNMYFSGDGARRDEDGYYWITGRVDDVLNVSGHRLGTAEIESALVAHPKIAEAAVVGIPHSIKGQAIYAYVTLNHGEDPSPELYAEVRNWVRKEIGPLATPDVLHWTDSLPKTRSGKIMRRILRKIAAGDTSNLGDTSTLADPGVVEKLLEEKQAIAMPS